A region from the bacterium genome encodes:
- a CDS encoding hemolysin family protein has product MTLNLLLIFVLLIANGLLVMSEMAVVSVRKTRLQQLANEGHPRAKSVLKLINNPTRFLSTVQIFVTLISIMAGAVGGARFTEALALWLQQFESIAKYSNALAFGLVVLGISYFTLILGELVPKQIALHNPEKVAGTLTPTMSRLAKLAWPAVAILSWSTDGILRLFGLSKIEEQPVSEEEIKVMIDQGIEAGMFEEAERDMIESVFSLADKRAGALMTPRTDVVWLSTDETAVETYKKILESEHSRFPVCEGNLDEVIGVVRAKDLLENAISNKEIDLRKHMLPALYVPESAMALNVLETFKKQRQHIAIVVDEYGVMQGIVTIFDILEAIVGDIPSLDETEARPGLQKRLDGSYLIDGLYYIEEFKEFFNIAELPEENSYQTLGGFVLMHLGRIPEPTDVFEWSKWRFEVMDMDGTRVDKVLVTPLVKENQPPASEATTA; this is encoded by the coding sequence ATGACACTTAATCTCCTTCTCATCTTTGTTCTCCTTATCGCCAACGGCCTTCTCGTCATGTCCGAGATGGCCGTAGTATCGGTGCGCAAGACCCGCCTGCAACAACTGGCCAACGAGGGTCATCCCCGGGCGAAATCGGTCCTCAAACTGATCAACAATCCAACCCGATTTCTCTCCACAGTACAAATTTTTGTCACCCTGATCAGCATCATGGCCGGTGCAGTTGGCGGCGCCAGGTTCACTGAAGCCCTGGCCTTGTGGCTGCAGCAGTTCGAATCCATCGCGAAGTACAGCAATGCACTCGCCTTCGGCCTCGTCGTGCTCGGGATCAGCTACTTCACCCTCATCCTTGGCGAGCTGGTCCCCAAACAGATCGCCCTGCACAATCCCGAAAAAGTCGCGGGTACCCTCACCCCCACCATGTCGCGTCTGGCCAAGCTCGCTTGGCCTGCGGTGGCGATCCTCAGCTGGTCCACCGATGGCATCCTCCGGCTTTTCGGCCTGAGCAAGATCGAGGAACAGCCGGTCTCGGAGGAAGAGATCAAGGTGATGATCGATCAGGGGATCGAAGCCGGGATGTTCGAGGAGGCTGAACGTGACATGATCGAGAGCGTTTTCAGCCTCGCCGACAAGCGCGCCGGCGCCCTGATGACGCCGCGCACCGATGTAGTCTGGCTCTCGACCGATGAAACCGCCGTGGAGACCTACAAAAAGATCCTCGAGAGCGAACACTCCCGCTTCCCCGTCTGTGAGGGTAATCTCGATGAGGTGATCGGCGTTGTGCGCGCCAAGGATCTGCTCGAGAACGCCATCTCGAACAAGGAGATCGACCTGCGCAAGCATATGCTCCCCGCACTCTATGTGCCCGAGAGCGCCATGGCCCTTAATGTGCTCGAAACCTTTAAAAAGCAGCGGCAGCATATCGCCATCGTCGTCGATGAATACGGCGTCATGCAGGGCATAGTCACCATCTTTGACATCCTGGAGGCCATCGTCGGCGATATCCCCTCCCTCGACGAGACCGAAGCCCGCCCGGGATTGCAGAAGCGGCTCGACGGCTCCTACCTGATCGACGGCCTCTATTATATTGAGGAATTCAAAGAATTCTTCAATATTGCGGAATTGCCGGAAGAGAACAGCTATCAGACACTTGGCGGATTCGTCTTGATGCACCTCGGGCGCATTCCTGAACCCACCGATGTCTTCGAATGGAGTAAATGGCGGTTCGAGGTGATGGATATGGATGGCACCCGCGTTGACAAGGTTCTGGTGACGCCGCTGGTGAAGGAAAACCAGCCGCCAGCCAGCGAAGCGACGACCGCCTGA
- a CDS encoding DUF5916 domain-containing protein: protein MKYPLIIFLVSLGLTAASRAEVKSLQVHTVHQPILVDGLIEPAWSSADSASGFFQLQPFYGQPPLHQTVARLLSDDKNLYGLILCRDDPAHIQRYTGKLDDFTGDVVSLMIDTFGDYRTAYKFAVAAGGSRSDCRLLDDARNRDYSWDGVWFSASRLYEWGWAVEMQIPYRSIQYDDRLQEWGLDFDRWTEVGKEDTYWNAYEQNEGQRISKFGRLIFRDNRPSVKGLNLEIYPVGLARAEQEPGETWKLSPNAGVDLFYNPSQQLTLQFTANPDFAQIEADPYEFNISRYESYYSERRPFFTQGNEVFMPSGKQRNTGFYEPMELFYSRRIGRRLPDGHEVPLLAGSKLFGRLNNWEYGGFFAATGGKSYQDGSARLNEPTAVFSSLRLKKQILGNSSIGLLYVGKNTGEDNNGVIDVDGAFRASDWQLSYQAARSYRNHQGDYAGSFGLWIPKEHFLLGWRSRYVGENFDIQEVGFVPWKGTWNSTLLAGPMWLPKTGAVSQVIIYGGGILNHEKIDAFTDRMALLGYNMQFRKNWGFEINLNAGRSRDMGVAYNSYEATLSSWLGISPQWEGHLYGGYSRTYNFSRSWLAAYSWTGGEIDWKPAQVLTLGTSADLYFEGNPAGNLADVTLNARPYCSWTPVNNLNLRLYVDNLYVRSTGHLERLIGGFLFSYNFRPKSWIYFALNEVQDRSAEFDRENRLLPNRLHMVNRVNVVKLKYLFYY from the coding sequence ATGAAGTACCCCCTCATTATCTTTCTTGTTTCACTGGGACTGACCGCCGCCTCCCGAGCAGAGGTCAAGAGTCTCCAGGTTCATACCGTCCATCAGCCCATCCTGGTGGACGGCCTGATCGAGCCCGCATGGAGCAGCGCCGACTCGGCCAGCGGATTCTTCCAGCTCCAACCCTTTTACGGACAGCCGCCACTCCATCAGACGGTCGCCCGGCTGCTGAGCGACGACAAAAACCTCTACGGTCTTATTTTGTGCCGGGATGATCCGGCGCACATCCAGCGTTACACCGGCAAACTCGACGACTTTACCGGTGACGTGGTCTCGCTGATGATCGATACCTTCGGCGACTATCGCACCGCCTATAAATTCGCCGTCGCCGCCGGGGGCAGCCGCTCCGATTGCCGATTGCTCGATGATGCCCGTAACCGCGATTACAGCTGGGACGGAGTCTGGTTCTCCGCCAGCCGCCTCTATGAGTGGGGTTGGGCGGTCGAAATGCAAATCCCTTACCGCTCCATCCAGTACGACGATAGGCTGCAGGAGTGGGGTCTCGATTTCGACCGCTGGACGGAGGTCGGCAAGGAAGATACCTATTGGAACGCCTATGAGCAGAATGAGGGCCAACGCATCTCCAAGTTCGGCCGCCTTATATTCAGGGATAACCGGCCCTCGGTCAAGGGCCTCAACCTGGAAATTTATCCCGTCGGACTGGCCAGGGCTGAACAGGAGCCGGGTGAAACGTGGAAGCTCTCGCCCAATGCCGGCGTGGACCTTTTTTACAATCCCTCGCAGCAACTTACGCTGCAGTTCACGGCCAATCCCGATTTCGCCCAGATCGAAGCGGACCCCTACGAGTTCAATATCTCCCGCTATGAATCCTATTACTCCGAACGCCGGCCCTTCTTCACCCAGGGCAACGAAGTTTTTATGCCCTCCGGCAAGCAGCGCAACACCGGCTTTTATGAACCCATGGAGCTCTTTTATTCACGACGCATCGGCCGGCGCCTTCCGGATGGGCACGAGGTGCCCCTGCTGGCCGGCAGCAAACTCTTCGGCCGATTGAACAATTGGGAATATGGGGGATTTTTCGCCGCCACCGGGGGCAAGTCCTATCAGGACGGCAGTGCACGCCTCAATGAGCCTACGGCCGTTTTCAGCTCGCTGCGGTTGAAAAAACAGATCCTCGGCAACTCTTCCATCGGCCTGCTTTATGTCGGCAAAAATACCGGGGAGGACAATAACGGGGTCATCGATGTCGACGGTGCCTTCCGTGCATCGGACTGGCAGCTCTCCTACCAAGCCGCCCGTTCCTACCGCAACCACCAGGGCGATTATGCCGGCTCGTTCGGACTCTGGATCCCCAAGGAACATTTTCTGCTCGGTTGGCGCTCCCGCTATGTGGGTGAAAATTTTGACATCCAGGAGGTGGGCTTCGTCCCCTGGAAGGGCACCTGGAACAGCACTCTGCTCGCCGGTCCCATGTGGTTGCCTAAGACGGGAGCGGTCAGTCAGGTGATCATTTATGGCGGCGGCATCCTCAACCACGAAAAGATCGATGCCTTCACCGACCGCATGGCCCTGCTGGGCTATAACATGCAGTTCCGCAAGAACTGGGGATTCGAGATCAATCTCAACGCTGGCCGCTCACGGGATATGGGGGTTGCCTACAACTCATATGAGGCCACCCTCTCTTCATGGCTGGGCATCTCCCCCCAATGGGAGGGCCACCTCTACGGCGGTTACTCACGCACCTATAATTTTTCCCGCTCCTGGCTGGCCGCTTACAGCTGGACCGGTGGTGAAATCGACTGGAAGCCGGCCCAGGTCCTCACCCTGGGTACTTCAGCGGATCTCTATTTCGAGGGCAACCCCGCAGGGAATTTGGCGGACGTGACCTTGAATGCGCGGCCCTATTGCAGCTGGACTCCGGTCAACAATCTCAACCTGCGGCTCTATGTGGATAATCTCTACGTGCGCTCGACCGGCCATCTGGAGCGGCTGATCGGCGGTTTTCTCTTCTCCTACAACTTCCGTCCCAAGAGCTGGATCTACTTCGCCCTCAATGAAGTGCAGGACCGCAGTGCGGAGTTTGATCGTGAGAATCGTCTCCTGCCCAACCGCCTGCACATGGTCAACCGGGTCAACGTGGTGAAGCTGAAATATCTCTTTTATTATTAA
- a CDS encoding DUF1003 domain-containing protein, which translates to MSSARVAHVCQICGRDTRADLRPGVLVRPEVGALIQRKTGSFMEEGWICIEDLEKFRLDYIREMLEEDRGELTEIDDQVARSLHQQEILTRNPDEEMQCGLTFGQRLADRIAALGGSWAFIGAFLGVLSLWIAVNSVALLFKPFDPYPYILLNLLLSCIAAIQAPIIMMSQNRQEMRDRLHAQHDYQVNLKAELEIRQLHQKIDHMLSHQWQRLVEIQEIQMELMAELRMRKP; encoded by the coding sequence ATGTCTTCAGCGAGAGTAGCCCATGTCTGTCAAATCTGCGGCCGCGATACGCGTGCGGATCTTCGTCCCGGCGTTCTGGTCCGCCCCGAGGTGGGCGCCCTGATCCAGCGAAAAACGGGCAGTTTTATGGAGGAGGGCTGGATCTGCATCGAAGATCTGGAGAAATTCCGTCTTGACTATATCCGCGAGATGCTCGAAGAGGACCGCGGCGAGCTCACCGAGATCGATGATCAGGTAGCGCGCAGTCTGCATCAGCAGGAGATCCTCACCCGGAATCCGGATGAGGAGATGCAGTGCGGCCTGACTTTCGGCCAGCGGCTGGCGGACCGCATCGCCGCACTGGGAGGAAGCTGGGCTTTCATCGGTGCCTTCCTCGGGGTCTTGTCTTTATGGATTGCCGTCAATTCGGTGGCGCTGCTGTTCAAACCCTTTGATCCCTATCCCTATATCCTGCTTAATCTCCTGCTCTCCTGCATCGCCGCGATCCAGGCTCCAATCATCATGATGAGTCAGAACCGTCAGGAGATGCGCGACCGTTTGCACGCCCAGCACGATTATCAGGTCAATCTCAAGGCAGAACTGGAAATCCGTCAGCTGCACCAAAAGATCGATCACATGCTTTCCCACCAGTGGCAGCGGCTGGTGGAGATTCAGGAGATTCAGATGGAACTCATGGCTGAGCTCCGCATGCGCAAACCCTGA
- a CDS encoding endonuclease/exonuclease/phosphatase family protein, which yields MIGFFSAGCSPLVTEFDQSEEAVLYTAAHPMPQPVPDTLTVMTWNLRFGAGRQTPWFGDSCGDRVVLTAAEVLATLEGMAAEIRTLQPDLLLIQEIDVQSKRTAYIDELQWLLDHTYFTYGAYASMWQAQYVPSDGLGRINTGSALLSRWPLREAERIQLPLRSDQDALTRYFYLRRNILKARVDLPERGDFWVLNIHADAFSTDDTKHKHIIRFKAEIDKLDTAGAAVIAGGDFNMLPPGSDSTDYCDEDRCPGEHFHSPGDHPLHKEGSNYTPEKEWLVDLYAAYDCSVPLVDYHAHPARYFTHTTNRGAFWDRKIDYLFSNRPWLSQGRVTHQEILNLSDHVPVSARWVVPR from the coding sequence ATGATCGGCTTCTTCTCCGCCGGTTGTTCACCGCTTGTGACCGAGTTTGATCAAAGCGAAGAGGCCGTGCTCTATACGGCCGCCCATCCCATGCCGCAACCGGTCCCCGACACCCTCACCGTGATGACCTGGAATCTTCGCTTTGGCGCTGGCCGGCAGACCCCGTGGTTTGGGGACAGCTGCGGCGACCGGGTGGTCCTGACTGCAGCCGAGGTTCTGGCCACGCTCGAGGGCATGGCCGCAGAGATCCGCACCCTCCAGCCCGACCTCCTGCTTATCCAGGAGATCGATGTCCAGTCCAAGCGCACCGCCTATATCGATGAACTGCAATGGCTGCTGGACCATACCTACTTTACCTATGGCGCCTATGCCTCGATGTGGCAAGCGCAGTATGTCCCTAGCGACGGCCTCGGCCGAATCAACACCGGCAGCGCCCTCCTTTCGCGCTGGCCTTTGCGCGAAGCCGAGCGCATCCAACTGCCGCTGCGCAGCGATCAGGACGCCCTGACCCGCTATTTCTATCTGCGCCGCAATATCCTCAAGGCCAGGGTCGACCTGCCGGAGCGCGGCGACTTTTGGGTGCTCAATATCCATGCCGATGCCTTTTCGACCGATGATACCAAGCACAAACACATCATCCGTTTCAAGGCCGAAATAGACAAGCTCGATACCGCCGGCGCAGCCGTGATCGCCGGCGGCGATTTCAACATGCTGCCTCCCGGTTCGGATTCCACCGACTATTGTGATGAGGACCGCTGTCCGGGGGAGCACTTTCATAGTCCCGGCGACCATCCTCTGCACAAGGAGGGCAGCAATTATACCCCGGAAAAGGAGTGGCTGGTCGATCTCTATGCCGCCTATGATTGCTCGGTCCCCCTGGTTGACTATCACGCGCATCCTGCGCGTTATTTCACCCACACCACCAACCGTGGTGCCTTCTGGGACCGCAAGATCGATTATCTCTTCAGCAACCGCCCCTGGCTTTCGCAGGGCCGTGTAACCCATCAGGAAATTCTCAACCTCTCGGACCATGTCCCGGTCAGCGCCCGCTGGGTGGTGCCACGATGA
- a CDS encoding YhbY family RNA-binding protein, which yields MPTLTGAQRRYLRGRANTLKPCILIGKNGLSDEVTAAIDAALTDHELIKVRFLELKEGKKALAAEIAQRTRSELAGMIGHVAIFFRQNTDPEHRKVELPVRPA from the coding sequence ATGCCCACCCTCACCGGCGCACAGCGCCGTTATTTGCGCGGCCGCGCTAATACCCTCAAGCCGTGCATCCTGATCGGCAAAAACGGCCTTTCCGATGAAGTCACCGCGGCCATCGATGCCGCACTGACCGATCATGAGCTGATCAAGGTGCGCTTTCTCGAACTCAAGGAGGGGAAAAAAGCGCTAGCAGCCGAGATCGCGCAGCGAACCCGAAGCGAGCTGGCCGGGATGATCGGGCATGTGGCGATCTTTTTCAGACAGAACACCGACCCGGAACACCGCAAGGTGGAGCTGCCGGTGCGGCCGGCCTGA
- a CDS encoding formate--tetrahydrofolate ligase, protein MQKPPYRPIQLHPVRPVPSDIAIAQAAHMKKISLMAREAGILPGELELYGEYKAKVRLSILDRLAANPNGKYIVVTAMTPTPLGEGKTTTTLGLSQALGAHLRKRVFTCIRQPSQGPTFSIKGGAAGGGYSQIVPMEDFNLHLTGDIHAITAANNLLAAAIDARMLHESERSDDEKLARMLCKRGELAISQRRRMERLGIHANRLDELSEEQMRRIFRLDIDPEHITWKRVVDVNDRLLRRIQIGLGEEERNQARMTGYDIAVASEVMAVLALTTSLKDLRERLGRMVVARSRLQEPITAEDIGAAGAMTVLLKDAIMPNLMQTLEGTPAFVHAGPFANIAHGSSSILADQIALKLADYVVTEAGFGADIGLEKFINIKCRYSGLKPDAAVIVVSIRALKMHGGGPTVVAGKPFDPVYSQSHPELVEAGCGNLARSIEIAHQFGIPALVAINIFPDDSREEIAVVQYAALAAGAHGAYVCDHYARGGAGIIELAEAVCAAAAKENDFQFLYPLEWSIKKKIHAIATRIYGADGVDYTPEVDRAIDYYNRQGLEHLPICMAKTHLSLTHDPTLKGVPTGWRLPVTDLKASVGAGFLYPLCGQMRTMPGLPTRPGFLDVDIDTETGKVMGLS, encoded by the coding sequence ATGCAAAAACCGCCCTACCGGCCCATTCAGCTGCATCCCGTTCGGCCGGTTCCGAGCGATATCGCCATCGCCCAGGCCGCGCATATGAAGAAGATCAGCCTGATGGCTCGGGAGGCCGGGATCCTCCCCGGCGAATTGGAACTCTATGGCGAATACAAAGCCAAAGTGCGGTTGTCGATCCTCGACCGGCTGGCGGCGAATCCCAATGGCAAATATATCGTGGTGACCGCCATGACACCGACACCGCTGGGGGAGGGCAAGACGACGACGACGCTGGGGCTGTCGCAGGCGCTGGGAGCGCATCTCCGCAAGCGGGTTTTCACCTGCATCCGCCAGCCCTCGCAGGGACCCACGTTCAGCATCAAGGGCGGCGCTGCTGGCGGCGGCTACAGCCAAATTGTCCCCATGGAGGATTTTAATCTCCATCTGACCGGAGATATTCATGCCATCACCGCGGCCAACAATCTGCTGGCTGCGGCGATTGACGCCCGTATGCTGCACGAGAGCGAGCGCAGCGATGATGAAAAGCTGGCGCGGATGCTATGCAAAAGGGGCGAACTGGCGATCTCCCAGCGGCGGCGGATGGAGCGGCTGGGTATCCACGCCAACCGTCTTGATGAACTCTCAGAAGAGCAGATGCGGCGGATTTTCCGTCTCGATATCGATCCCGAGCACATCACCTGGAAGCGGGTAGTAGATGTCAATGACCGGCTGCTGCGGCGCATCCAGATTGGTCTGGGAGAGGAGGAGCGCAATCAGGCGCGCATGACCGGTTATGATATTGCTGTGGCCAGCGAGGTGATGGCCGTGCTGGCCCTCACCACCAGCCTGAAGGATTTGCGTGAGCGCCTCGGCCGCATGGTGGTCGCGCGCAGCCGCCTCCAGGAGCCGATCACCGCCGAGGACATCGGCGCTGCGGGGGCGATGACGGTGCTGCTCAAGGATGCGATCATGCCCAATCTCATGCAGACGCTGGAGGGCACACCGGCTTTTGTCCATGCCGGCCCCTTCGCCAATATCGCCCATGGCAGTTCGTCCATCTTGGCGGATCAGATCGCGCTCAAACTGGCTGATTATGTGGTGACCGAAGCGGGCTTCGGCGCCGATATCGGCCTGGAGAAATTCATCAACATCAAATGCCGCTATTCGGGGTTGAAGCCGGACGCGGCGGTCATTGTGGTGAGCATCCGCGCGCTCAAGATGCATGGCGGCGGCCCGACGGTGGTCGCCGGCAAACCATTCGATCCGGTCTACTCGCAATCCCATCCGGAGCTGGTGGAGGCGGGCTGCGGCAATCTCGCCCGCAGCATCGAGATCGCCCACCAGTTCGGCATCCCCGCTCTGGTGGCGATCAACATCTTCCCGGATGACAGTCGGGAGGAGATCGCGGTGGTGCAGTATGCCGCCCTGGCTGCCGGGGCCCACGGCGCCTATGTTTGCGATCATTATGCGCGCGGCGGCGCGGGGATCATCGAGCTGGCCGAGGCTGTATGCGCTGCCGCAGCAAAAGAGAACGACTTTCAGTTCCTCTATCCCCTGGAATGGTCGATCAAGAAAAAGATCCATGCCATCGCCACCCGCATCTATGGCGCCGATGGGGTCGACTATACCCCCGAGGTCGATCGCGCCATCGATTATTACAACCGCCAGGGTCTTGAGCATCTGCCCATCTGCATGGCCAAGACCCATCTTTCCCTTACCCACGATCCGACGCTCAAGGGCGTGCCCACAGGCTGGCGGCTGCCGGTGACCGACCTCAAGGCCTCGGTGGGGGCGGGTTTCCTCTATCCTCTTTGCGGGCAGATGCGGACCATGCCCGGCCTGCCGACACGGCCGGGCTTTCTCGATGTCGACATTGATACCGAAACGGGTAAAGTCATGGGACTCTCCTGA
- a CDS encoding polyphosphate kinase 2 family protein, which produces MNQKREEPMEQYRIQPGEKLHLKDVNPNDDTHFPKGKAEGKEALLRLNSRLETLQELLYAEQKHKLMIVLQAMDTGGKDGVIRHVFEGVNPQGVRVASFKAPTPLELAHDYLWRIHQQAPGKGEMVIFNRSHYEDVLVVRVHELVPKAIWSKRYEQINAFEKMLTEEGTTILKFFLHIGKDEQKKRLEERRDNPEKRWKFNVGDLKERELWDQYMKAYEVAISKTSTEWAPWYVVPANKKWYRNLVVASVIINKLESLGMAYPEADFDPKTAVIE; this is translated from the coding sequence ATGAACCAGAAGCGCGAGGAGCCAATGGAACAATACCGGATTCAGCCTGGAGAGAAACTCCATCTCAAGGACGTCAATCCCAACGACGACACTCATTTTCCCAAAGGCAAGGCGGAAGGCAAGGAGGCATTGCTCAGGCTGAACAGCAGGTTGGAGACCTTACAGGAACTGTTATACGCTGAGCAGAAACACAAGCTGATGATCGTGCTCCAGGCCATGGATACGGGCGGCAAGGACGGCGTGATCCGCCATGTCTTCGAGGGGGTCAATCCACAAGGGGTGCGGGTGGCCAGCTTCAAGGCCCCCACGCCGCTGGAGCTCGCCCACGATTATCTCTGGCGGATCCATCAGCAGGCCCCGGGTAAAGGGGAAATGGTGATCTTTAATCGCAGCCACTATGAGGATGTCCTGGTGGTTCGTGTGCATGAGCTGGTCCCAAAAGCGATCTGGTCGAAACGGTATGAGCAGATCAATGCATTCGAGAAAATGCTCACCGAAGAGGGAACAACCATCCTCAAATTCTTCCTTCACATCGGCAAAGATGAGCAAAAGAAACGCCTGGAAGAACGCCGTGACAATCCCGAAAAACGCTGGAAATTCAACGTCGGCGACCTCAAGGAACGCGAGCTGTGGGATCAATACATGAAGGCCTACGAGGTCGCGATCAGCAAAACCAGCACCGAATGGGCGCCCTGGTATGTCGTGCCGGCCAATAAAAAGTGGTACCGCAATCTGGTGGTGGCCTCCGTGATCATCAACAAACTTGAGAGCCTGGGGATGGCCTATCCAGAGGCGGATTTTGATCCGAAAACAGCCGTGATCGAGTGA
- a CDS encoding pirin family protein, protein MPLFRAIEMTARCVPTMEGAGVRLQRVFGFSQAPNLDPFLLLDHFGSKDPDDYLAGFPWHPHRGIETVTYLLTGAVEHGDSLGNQGVIRSGDVQWMTAGSGVIHQEMPQLADEPLLGFQLWVNLPAAQKMMIPRYNGILSEQIPTIELEPGIQARVIAGELAGIQGPMRELMVEVGYYDLSLAPGARMGFPIPAGHRAFAYLFDGSGSFSPDAEKSVAAGHLIAFADEGQAVQIQAGENGMRFLLAHGHPLNEPVAWRGPIVMNTEEELRLAFTEFRNGTFIKHKPV, encoded by the coding sequence ATGCCTCTGTTTCGCGCCATTGAGATGACCGCCCGCTGCGTACCGACCATGGAGGGGGCTGGTGTGCGCCTACAGCGCGTCTTCGGCTTTTCACAAGCGCCCAACCTCGATCCCTTTCTCCTGCTCGACCATTTCGGGTCGAAGGACCCGGACGATTACCTTGCGGGCTTTCCCTGGCATCCCCACCGCGGCATCGAAACCGTGACCTACCTGCTCACCGGCGCGGTCGAGCACGGCGACAGCCTCGGCAACCAGGGCGTCATTCGCAGTGGCGATGTTCAATGGATGACCGCCGGCAGCGGCGTCATTCATCAGGAAATGCCCCAGCTCGCGGACGAACCCCTGCTTGGCTTCCAGCTCTGGGTCAATCTACCAGCGGCGCAGAAGATGATGATTCCGCGCTACAACGGCATCCTCAGCGAGCAGATTCCCACGATCGAGCTCGAACCCGGCATCCAGGCTAGAGTGATCGCCGGCGAATTGGCGGGTATCCAGGGCCCGATGCGGGAGTTGATGGTCGAGGTCGGCTATTACGATCTTTCGCTGGCGCCGGGCGCCCGGATGGGTTTCCCCATACCGGCCGGTCATCGCGCCTTCGCTTATCTCTTCGACGGCAGCGGTTCCTTCTCCCCGGACGCGGAAAAGAGTGTTGCCGCGGGTCACCTGATTGCCTTTGCCGATGAGGGACAGGCGGTGCAGATCCAGGCAGGCGAGAACGGCATGCGCTTTCTCCTCGCCCACGGCCACCCCCTCAATGAACCGGTCGCCTGGCGCGGGCCGATCGTCATGAATACCGAGGAGGAACTCCGCCTCGCCTTCACCGAGTTTCGCAACGGCACGTTCATCAAGCACAAACCCGTTTGA